The following proteins are co-located in the Conyzicola lurida genome:
- the purE gene encoding 5-(carboxyamino)imidazole ribonucleotide mutase, producing MGSDSDWTIMADAAAALAEFGIEHEVEIVSAHRTPERMIEFGRTARDRGLKVIIAGAGGAAHLPGMLAAVTTLPVIGVPVALAKLDGLDSLLSIVQMPAGVPVATVSIGGARNAGLLAARILSASDDELADRLAAFALSLERLVADKNAALASKL from the coding sequence ATGGGTTCAGATTCCGACTGGACCATCATGGCGGACGCCGCTGCCGCCCTCGCCGAATTCGGCATCGAGCACGAGGTCGAGATCGTGTCGGCGCACCGCACGCCCGAGCGCATGATCGAGTTCGGCCGCACCGCGCGTGACCGCGGGCTCAAGGTCATCATCGCCGGCGCCGGCGGCGCCGCCCATCTGCCCGGCATGCTGGCCGCCGTCACCACGCTGCCCGTCATCGGCGTGCCCGTCGCCCTCGCGAAACTCGACGGCCTCGACTCCCTGCTCTCCATCGTGCAGATGCCCGCCGGAGTTCCCGTCGCCACGGTCTCTATCGGCGGCGCGCGCAACGCCGGACTGCTGGCCGCCCGCATCCTCTCCGCGTCCGACGACGAACTCGCCGACAGACTCGCCGCGTTCGCCCTGAGCCTCGAGCGACTCGTGGCCGATAAAAACGCGGCGCTCGCTTCGAAGCTGTGA
- a CDS encoding LCP family protein, translating to MTTRAWWLVVLNILLPGSAQVLAGNRKLGRVGIVATFVLWILALVTLVLFLVARTLVYSIATNIVALTVVQVLLVFYFVLWLVLTVDTLRLARLVRVGPTARWLVAALAALVLVVLGSTANYGVVVAGSTRDAISAIFAGGQAAGAIDGRYNILLLGGDAGADRLGLRPDSISVVSVEESTGKATMIGIPRNLERVPFSEGSPLYEPFPDGYDCGDQCLISYLYTYGSEHPDLYPDAEAEGSNAGVEAMRDAVEGTLGITLQYYVLIDMQGFSDLIDALGGITIDVAEELPIGINGGPVVGTIEAGEQHMDGTTALWYARTRYNMTDYDRMVRQRAVQEAVLAQFEPSNVLTKFQAVAKAGSQVVKSDLPQAALGYFVDLASKTRALPIASVELIPANGVVVERPDFDAIHDLVAKSLAPTAEK from the coding sequence ATGACCACCCGGGCCTGGTGGCTCGTGGTGCTCAATATCCTGCTGCCCGGCTCCGCCCAGGTGCTCGCCGGCAACCGCAAGCTCGGCCGCGTCGGCATCGTCGCGACGTTCGTGCTCTGGATCCTCGCGCTCGTGACCCTCGTGCTGTTCCTCGTCGCCCGCACCCTCGTCTATTCGATCGCCACGAACATCGTCGCGCTCACCGTCGTGCAGGTGCTTCTCGTCTTCTACTTCGTGCTCTGGCTCGTGCTCACCGTCGACACGCTGCGGCTCGCGCGTCTCGTGCGGGTGGGGCCGACCGCGCGCTGGCTGGTCGCGGCCCTCGCCGCGCTCGTGCTCGTGGTGCTCGGCTCGACCGCGAACTACGGCGTCGTCGTCGCCGGTTCGACCCGCGACGCGATCAGCGCGATCTTCGCGGGCGGCCAGGCCGCGGGAGCGATCGACGGCCGCTACAACATCCTGCTGCTCGGCGGCGACGCGGGCGCCGACCGCCTCGGTCTGCGCCCCGACAGCATCTCGGTGGTGAGCGTCGAGGAGTCGACGGGCAAGGCGACCATGATCGGCATCCCACGCAACCTCGAACGCGTGCCGTTCTCCGAGGGCTCCCCGCTCTACGAGCCGTTCCCCGACGGTTACGACTGCGGCGACCAGTGCCTCATCAGCTACCTGTACACCTACGGTTCCGAGCACCCCGACCTGTACCCCGACGCCGAGGCCGAGGGCAGCAACGCCGGCGTCGAGGCGATGCGTGACGCGGTCGAGGGCACACTCGGCATCACGCTGCAGTACTACGTGCTCATCGACATGCAGGGCTTCAGCGACCTCATCGACGCCCTCGGCGGCATCACGATCGACGTGGCCGAGGAGCTCCCCATCGGCATCAACGGCGGCCCGGTCGTCGGCACGATCGAGGCGGGCGAGCAGCACATGGACGGCACCACCGCCCTCTGGTACGCGCGCACCCGCTACAACATGACCGACTACGACCGCATGGTGCGCCAGCGGGCCGTGCAGGAGGCGGTGCTCGCGCAGTTCGAGCCCTCGAACGTGCTCACCAAGTTCCAGGCGGTCGCCAAGGCCGGATCGCAGGTGGTGAAGAGCGACCTGCCCCAGGCGGCGCTCGGATACTTCGTCGACCTCGCGAGTAAAACGCGGGCGCTGCCGATCGCGTCGGTCGAGCTGATCCCCGCGAACGGCGTGGTGGTCGAGCGGCCCGATTTCGACGCCATCCACGACCTCGTGGCGAAGTCGTTGGCGCCGACGGCAGAGAAGTAA